A stretch of the Alphaproteobacteria bacterium genome encodes the following:
- a CDS encoding efflux transporter outer membrane subunit, producing MKKTFCYMASLSALLNGCMVGPDYEQPNITANDSWQENSSLIPTTTPLKDIAWWKNFRDPILDQLIQESVKTNLDVETALAKIRQARTTIDASTANLFPTLTGLGSVTKSQNSKNISSSAIGSRQSNLYAGKFAATWELDLFGRLQRAEESAGAKFESAIDDGRSVILALLGDVSQNYIKLRNYQQQLQIMREMADAWADYIALRKGLEISGYATDIDLLSAETSYNQMMARIPTLEAIIKVTINQICFLLGRGPGFFTALLGAPTDIPQADPVIFSNLPAGLLLNRPDIRSAERQLASETATIGVATGNLLPTFSLTGGYNWTSAHSSNLLTNKSIGWSVGPSISLPIFDFGKLQAAVDAQYAVRDQAFISFKKAILTALHDVENALTNFASGDQNLHFLKTAMDSNELAYKLSLDRNKSGLSDSLDIAPLKIMYLTSKQDYLNGVCSRSVNMINVYKALGGGWDVLSVQDKELNTKEIDLVEKNIG from the coding sequence ATGAAAAAGACTTTTTGTTATATGGCTTCGTTGAGTGCCCTGCTTAATGGATGTATGGTGGGGCCGGATTACGAGCAACCAAATATTACAGCGAATGATAGTTGGCAAGAAAACAGCAGTCTGATTCCTACAACAACGCCCCTTAAGGACATTGCCTGGTGGAAAAATTTTCGTGATCCCATCCTGGATCAATTAATTCAGGAATCGGTCAAGACCAATTTGGATGTGGAAACCGCTTTGGCAAAAATACGTCAAGCCAGAACCACCATTGATGCAAGCACGGCCAATTTGTTTCCAACTTTAACTGGATTGGGGTCTGTTACGAAAAGTCAAAACAGCAAAAATATTTCATCCAGTGCCATCGGTTCACGTCAGAGTAATCTCTATGCTGGTAAATTTGCCGCAACATGGGAATTGGATTTGTTCGGACGACTCCAAAGGGCAGAAGAGTCAGCAGGGGCCAAATTTGAATCTGCCATCGACGACGGTCGTTCAGTCATCTTGGCGCTGCTGGGGGATGTTTCGCAAAACTACATAAAGCTTAGAAACTATCAGCAGCAATTACAAATAATGCGGGAAATGGCCGATGCTTGGGCGGATTATATTGCCCTTAGAAAGGGGCTCGAGATTTCTGGGTACGCAACAGACATAGATCTGCTTAGTGCCGAGACATCCTATAACCAAATGATGGCCCGAATACCAACCCTCGAAGCCATAATCAAAGTAACGATCAATCAAATTTGTTTCTTATTGGGCAGGGGCCCTGGATTTTTTACGGCTTTATTGGGAGCGCCGACAGATATTCCCCAGGCTGATCCCGTTATTTTCAGCAACTTGCCAGCGGGCCTTTTGTTGAATCGCCCAGATATTCGATCAGCCGAACGGCAATTAGCCAGTGAGACAGCCACTATTGGCGTTGCGACCGGGAATTTGCTTCCAACGTTTTCGTTAACGGGGGGCTATAATTGGACAAGTGCCCATTCATCAAATCTTTTAACCAATAAAAGCATCGGCTGGTCTGTTGGACCAAGCATAAGTTTGCCCATTTTTGATTTTGGTAAATTACAAGCAGCAGTGGATGCGCAGTACGCCGTCAGGGATCAGGCATTTATTTCATTCAAAAAAGCCATCCTAACTGCCCTCCATGATGTTGAGAATGCCCTGACCAACTTTGCCAGCGGGGATCAAAATCTACATTTTTTAAAGACGGCCATGGACAGTAATGAACTTGCGTATAAACTTAGCCTTGATCGCAATAAGTCAGGATTAAGCGATTCTTTGGATATTGCCCCGTTAAAAATTATGTATTTAACAAGCAAACAAGATTATCTTAATGGTGTTTGCAGTCGATCGGTTAATATGATTAATGTTTACAAGGCATTAGGCGGCGGATGGGATGTGCTGTCTGTGCAAGACAAAGAACTAAACACAAAGGAGATAGATCTTGTTGAAAAGAATATTGGATAA
- a CDS encoding secretion protein HlyD — MLSTVETAKVALKKIPLNLHTVLGIFAALGFLGMIHLVFLTSRNVPAGIPITQPPASVFQNFIAGEGIIEASSNNINIGCLVSGIVKDVVDVGTKVKVGDPLFTLDQSQAKADLALKQSQVDQSKAALKQAEAVMTSSKTKYEIAKKITDKRAISRDDYLSRENQYSIDQAGYVTAQEALKVAEAQFQTSKVNLDALTIRAPIDADVLQVNISPGEYALNQQKNPSLLLLGKVGQLQVRIDIDENEAWRYQKGARGIAYIRGNTKIKFDLAFDRIEPYVLPKTSLTGDSSERVDVRVFQVIYKFNNDKPNVYVGQQVDVFIEVSDTAPFISQLVK; from the coding sequence ATGTTAAGCACAGTGGAAACAGCTAAGGTAGCTCTTAAAAAAATTCCCCTTAACCTACATACAGTTTTGGGTATTTTTGCTGCCCTGGGATTTTTGGGTATGATTCATTTGGTGTTCTTAACATCGCGCAATGTTCCAGCCGGAATACCCATCACACAACCACCAGCGTCAGTTTTTCAAAACTTTATTGCGGGGGAAGGGATCATAGAGGCCAGTTCCAACAACATTAATATCGGTTGCCTTGTTAGTGGCATTGTCAAGGATGTGGTCGATGTTGGCACAAAAGTTAAAGTGGGAGATCCTTTGTTTACGTTGGATCAAAGCCAAGCCAAGGCAGATTTAGCCCTGAAACAAAGCCAGGTTGATCAGTCAAAGGCAGCCCTGAAACAAGCCGAAGCCGTAATGACCAGCTCTAAAACCAAATACGAAATTGCTAAAAAAATCACCGATAAACGGGCCATAAGTCGGGATGATTATCTAAGTCGGGAAAATCAATATTCCATCGATCAAGCGGGTTATGTCACTGCCCAAGAAGCATTAAAAGTTGCTGAGGCCCAATTTCAAACATCCAAGGTCAATCTTGATGCCCTGACAATCCGCGCCCCGATTGATGCTGATGTGTTGCAAGTCAATATCAGCCCCGGGGAATATGCGCTGAATCAACAAAAGAATCCTTCGTTATTGTTATTGGGTAAAGTTGGTCAATTACAGGTCCGTATTGACATTGATGAAAACGAAGCCTGGCGGTATCAAAAGGGGGCGCGGGGGATTGCCTATATTCGGGGAAATACGAAAATTAAATTTGATTTGGCCTTTGATCGGATTGAACCCTATGTTCTGCCAAAAACATCCTTAACGGGTGATTCATCGGAACGAGTTGACGTGCGTGTTTTCCAGGTGATTTACAAGTTTAACAACGACAAACCCAATGTTTATGTGGGACAGCAGGTGGATGTTTTTATCGAGGTTTCTGATACGGCGCCATTTATCAGTCAGTTGGTGAAATAA
- a CDS encoding ABC transporter ATP-binding protein, translating into MMEKIDIAVKCQQVVKTYRTGDHVVMALNKSDFVVNTGELVILAGPSGCGKTTLISVVAGILDYDGGDCTVFGRNLAKLTEPERLLFRSKYIGFVFQQYNLIPTLTVAENVGVPLIINGVSVKEATAKAIDVLDQVGLSDRAHYAPNQLSGGQQQRVAIARAIVHDPHLIVCDEPTSALDGINGRNIMMILKKLTIQNNRTLIVVTHDNRIFDFADRIAEMEDGHVKHSGNS; encoded by the coding sequence ATGATGGAAAAGATCGATATTGCCGTAAAATGCCAACAGGTTGTTAAAACCTATCGCACCGGCGACCATGTGGTAATGGCCCTGAATAAATCAGATTTTGTGGTCAACACAGGGGAATTGGTCATTCTTGCTGGCCCATCGGGGTGTGGCAAAACGACACTGATTTCGGTTGTGGCTGGTATTTTGGATTACGATGGGGGCGACTGCACTGTTTTTGGGCGGAATCTTGCCAAATTAACCGAACCAGAGCGACTTCTTTTTCGATCAAAATACATTGGTTTCGTTTTTCAGCAATACAACCTAATCCCAACGCTAACGGTTGCGGAAAATGTTGGGGTTCCCCTGATTATTAATGGTGTATCGGTCAAGGAAGCAACAGCCAAAGCTATCGATGTTTTGGACCAGGTCGGACTGTCCGATCGGGCGCATTATGCCCCAAATCAGCTGTCAGGTGGGCAACAACAACGTGTGGCAATTGCGCGGGCGATCGTACATGACCCGCACCTGATTGTTTGTGATGAACCCACCAGCGCCCTTGATGGCATTAATGGGCGCAACATCATGATGATATTAAAGAAACTAACGATACAAAATAATCGCACGCTTATCGTGGTAACACATGATAACCGCATTTTCGATTTTGCTGATCGTATTGCCGAAATGGAGGATGGACATGTTAAGCACAGTGGAAACAGCTAA
- a CDS encoding ABC transporter permease, with the protein MLIGDKGKYLGIILGISFAALIMTQQPGVFLGIMSRAYSFISDISSPDIWVMDPQVKYIDDVTPLPSARLYRVASIEGVEWARPLYKGNILARLPNGHFQTCNIIGIDDATLIGGPGRLLDGKLEDLRIANSIIVNKDGAIDKLASPPAYPGGPKRPLKVGDTLELNDHHAVVVGIVETNATFQSMPIIYSTFKRATSFIPPQRNVMSYVLVKAKAGQDLHQLTTRIKENTGMNAYTKDEFMDLTLNYYLKFTGIPINFGTTVILGFFVGAAIAGQTFYNFTQENLRYFGVLKAMGTSQKTLASMILLQALVVGTMGYGLGTCVTYLFYWVSQSHTLLAFKCPWQMMVFSIIGVAVICMFAAFLSIRKVLKLEAAIVFKG; encoded by the coding sequence ATGTTAATAGGTGATAAAGGAAAGTACCTTGGAATCATCTTGGGTATTTCATTTGCAGCCCTTATTATGACGCAACAACCGGGGGTGTTCTTGGGCATTATGTCGCGGGCCTATAGTTTTATTTCGGATATCAGCTCACCCGATATTTGGGTGATGGATCCTCAGGTCAAATACATTGATGACGTGACACCGTTGCCCAGTGCGCGGCTCTATCGTGTGGCCAGCATCGAAGGGGTAGAATGGGCGCGTCCTTTGTACAAGGGCAACATATTGGCGCGGCTTCCCAATGGACACTTTCAAACCTGCAATATTATTGGGATTGATGATGCCACATTGATTGGGGGTCCAGGGAGACTACTTGATGGCAAACTAGAAGATTTGCGTATTGCCAACAGCATTATAGTCAACAAAGATGGCGCGATTGACAAACTGGCATCGCCCCCCGCTTATCCTGGTGGACCTAAGCGACCCTTAAAAGTTGGGGATACGCTCGAGCTAAACGACCATCACGCAGTCGTTGTGGGCATTGTCGAAACAAATGCAACATTTCAGTCGATGCCCATTATTTATTCAACGTTCAAGCGGGCGACCAGTTTTATACCACCACAACGTAATGTCATGAGTTATGTCTTGGTAAAGGCAAAGGCCGGTCAGGATTTGCATCAACTAACGACACGTATCAAAGAAAATACGGGGATGAATGCCTATACCAAGGATGAGTTTATGGATCTAACGCTGAACTATTATCTAAAGTTTACCGGGATCCCCATTAATTTTGGAACAACTGTTATTCTGGGGTTTTTTGTGGGGGCAGCCATTGCTGGACAAACATTCTATAATTTTACACAAGAAAATTTACGCTATTTTGGCGTATTGAAAGCAATGGGGACCAGCCAGAAAACTCTTGCTTCGATGATTCTTTTGCAGGCACTTGTGGTTGGAACGATGGGTTATGGGCTTGGCACATGCGTTACCTATTTATTTTATTGGGTTTCGCAATCGCATACGCTTTTGGCGTTTAAGTGCCCCTGGCAAATGATGGTCTTTAGCATTATTGGCGTTGCTGTTATCTGCATGTTTGCAGCATTCCTTAGCATCAGAAAAGTCCTAAAACTCGAAGCCGCCATCGTGTTCAAGGGGTGA
- the ychF gene encoding redox-regulated ATPase YchF, which yields MGFNCGIVGLPNVGKSTLFNALTATAAAEAANYPFCTIEPNVGRVGVPDDRLSQVAGIAKSAKIIPTQLEIVDIAGLVRGASKGEGLGNQFLGHIRSTDAIIHVLRCFEDDDITHVDGTIDPLRDLTTIETELMLADMESLERRLPSLEKRAKSGDAEAKALIPLIQPILAALIAGKPAKSVSIAKDDLPLYHQLQLLTSKPILYACNVSEAEAATGNASTQKVFDYARQQGTSAVVISAAIESEVASLTSADEQQEFLESLGLKETGLKQIIRAGYQLLNLLTFFTVGPKEARAWTIHQGAKAPMGAGVIHTDFEKGFICAETISFPDYVTCNGEAGAKVSGKLRLEGREYMIQDGDIFHFRFNV from the coding sequence ATGGGTTTTAATTGTGGTATTGTTGGTCTTCCTAATGTGGGGAAATCGACGCTTTTTAATGCGTTAACAGCAACAGCGGCGGCTGAGGCGGCGAATTATCCGTTTTGCACAATTGAACCCAATGTTGGGCGTGTGGGCGTTCCCGATGATCGCCTGAGCCAGGTCGCCGGTATTGCTAAATCGGCGAAAATTATTCCAACTCAGCTGGAGATTGTTGATATCGCAGGTCTTGTTCGTGGGGCAAGCAAGGGCGAAGGGCTGGGTAACCAATTCCTGGGTCATATTCGATCGACCGATGCCATTATCCATGTATTGCGATGCTTTGAGGATGATGATATTACGCATGTGGATGGTACCATTGATCCGTTGCGCGACCTAACCACCATTGAAACCGAATTGATGTTGGCTGACATGGAAAGTTTGGAACGCCGTCTTCCCTCTCTTGAAAAACGGGCAAAAAGCGGCGATGCAGAAGCAAAAGCCCTGATCCCCCTTATTCAACCCATATTGGCGGCGTTGATCGCCGGAAAGCCTGCCAAATCTGTATCCATTGCAAAGGATGATTTACCCCTTTATCATCAACTGCAATTGTTGACCAGCAAGCCAATCTTATATGCGTGCAATGTGTCAGAGGCCGAGGCCGCCACCGGAAACGCCAGCACACAAAAGGTTTTTGATTACGCACGTCAACAAGGGACATCGGCTGTGGTTATTTCTGCTGCTATTGAATCAGAGGTTGCATCCCTAACGTCTGCTGACGAACAACAGGAATTTTTGGAAAGTCTTGGGTTAAAAGAAACCGGCCTAAAACAAATCATCCGTGCAGGATACCAATTATTAAATCTGCTAACCTTTTTTACGGTAGGCCCAAAAGAAGCCCGCGCGTGGACCATTCACCAGGGGGCAAAAGCACCCATGGGCGCCGGCGTTATTCATACGGATTTTGAAAAAGGGTTTATCTGTGCGGAAACGATCAGCTTTCCCGATTATGTGACTTGTAATGGGGAGGCAGGTGCTAAGGTTTCCGGAAAGCTTCGACTAGAAGGTCGCGAATACATGATTCAAGATGGGGACATTTTTCATTTTCGCTTTAATGTGTAG
- a CDS encoding class I SAM-dependent methyltransferase, translating into MKRLYSIFSLLIIISKFAMATTPASEPCPAPPPPTSDEEVNNFRLWGMVIKMPPVNAPSEKGQQVLHFNTRNKPIEGNPTALAYAQNEMINAKVFTSDADIMKYAAEEAAKLGNGFLLEFGTKLGKPANFMAALSPKNTVHTFDSLRGLPEDWREGFPKGTFGYLRNNTFPSLIANAELHKGMFDDSLPKFIEQHIKPSNRPIAFIHIDCELYSSTKTVLDFLKDYIKPGTLILFDEYFNFPRWEGYEYRAFQDFVKNNNIRYEYVAYNGLHEQVLVRII; encoded by the coding sequence ATGAAGCGTTTATATAGTATTTTCAGCTTATTAATCATAATTTCGAAATTTGCTATGGCAACAACGCCGGCATCTGAGCCTTGCCCCGCACCGCCCCCACCAACATCAGATGAAGAAGTGAACAATTTTCGCCTTTGGGGCATGGTTATAAAAATGCCGCCCGTCAATGCACCATCAGAAAAGGGACAGCAAGTATTGCATTTTAATACACGCAACAAGCCCATCGAGGGGAATCCGACTGCACTTGCCTATGCACAGAACGAGATGATCAATGCCAAGGTTTTTACAAGTGATGCCGATATCATGAAATATGCGGCAGAGGAAGCCGCAAAATTAGGAAACGGATTCTTGCTCGAGTTTGGAACAAAGCTTGGAAAACCAGCTAACTTTATGGCAGCGCTATCCCCCAAAAATACCGTACATACATTTGATTCTTTAAGGGGGTTACCAGAGGATTGGCGGGAAGGATTCCCCAAGGGAACATTTGGGTATTTACGGAATAATACATTTCCATCGCTAATTGCCAACGCGGAACTTCATAAAGGGATGTTTGACGATTCCCTGCCAAAATTCATTGAACAGCACATCAAGCCATCAAATCGACCGATTGCGTTTATTCACATCGACTGCGAACTTTATTCGTCAACAAAAACGGTGCTTGATTTTTTGAAAGACTATATAAAACCAGGGACATTAATTTTGTTTGATGAGTATTTTAATTTTCCCAGGTGGGAGGGATACGAGTACAGAGCCTTTCAAGATTTTGTTAAAAACAATAATATTCGTTATGAATACGTTGCGTATAACGGCCTGCATGAGCAAGTTTTGGTTAGGATTATATAG
- the efp gene encoding elongation factor P, with product MKINGNTIRVGNVLEHEGKLWVAVKTQHVQPGKGGAYMQVEMKNLMDGTKTNERFRSSEGVERVFLDALPYQFLYEEGDFLVFMDQQTFDQISLPKDFVGEAAAFLQDGMIVDISSYEEKPVSIRLPDTVVLTVTEADPVVKGQTATSSYKPAMLENGIRVMVPPHIDSGMRIVVNTADSTYVERSKD from the coding sequence GTGAAAATCAATGGAAACACAATTCGTGTAGGCAACGTTCTAGAACACGAGGGGAAACTTTGGGTCGCCGTTAAAACCCAGCATGTGCAGCCCGGAAAAGGTGGTGCTTATATGCAGGTAGAGATGAAAAATCTCATGGATGGCACAAAAACCAACGAACGGTTCAGATCTTCCGAGGGCGTAGAACGTGTTTTCTTGGATGCGTTGCCGTATCAGTTTTTGTACGAAGAAGGTGACTTTTTGGTCTTTATGGATCAGCAAACCTTTGATCAAATTTCTCTGCCAAAAGATTTCGTGGGCGAAGCAGCTGCTTTCTTGCAAGATGGAATGATTGTTGATATTTCTTCATACGAAGAAAAACCCGTTAGCATTCGCTTGCCCGATACGGTTGTTTTGACAGTCACAGAAGCCGACCCTGTTGTTAAGGGGCAAACGGCGACGTCATCCTATAAGCCGGCCATGCTTGAAAATGGTATTCGTGTGATGGTGCCGCCCCACATCGACAGTGGCATGCGCATAGTTGTGAATACGGCTGATTCTACATACGTAGAACGGTCTAAAGATTAA
- a CDS encoding inositol monophosphatase family protein: MAARSAVMNVMVAAVEKAARGLVRDFGEVENLQVSKKGPGDFVSTADKKSESILISELSRARPGYSFLTEESGEIPGDDKDHRWIIDPLDGTTNFLHGIPHFAIVVALERQKEIIASVTYDPIKDELFVAEKGKGAFLNRRRLRVSGRRNLEDAVVGIPIPCIRRSLDGTNNVGLFQRRMEKISPLVSGFRRMGAAALDLAYVASGRLDVFFEDTLSPWDMAAGILLVKEAGGYVTEISGGRNMLNSGSILATNEDLHAVFQKTLSAIV, from the coding sequence ATGGCTGCTCGTTCAGCCGTAATGAATGTTATGGTTGCGGCTGTTGAAAAGGCGGCGCGTGGGCTGGTTCGGGATTTTGGAGAGGTTGAAAACCTACAGGTATCCAAAAAAGGACCTGGTGACTTTGTGTCGACAGCTGACAAAAAGTCCGAAAGTATCTTGATTAGCGAGCTATCCAGGGCACGGCCAGGGTATTCATTTTTGACCGAGGAATCAGGTGAAATCCCCGGGGACGATAAAGACCACCGCTGGATCATTGATCCATTGGATGGAACAACAAATTTCCTGCATGGAATTCCCCATTTCGCTATCGTTGTTGCTCTGGAACGCCAAAAAGAAATTATTGCCAGTGTTACGTATGACCCCATTAAAGATGAACTTTTTGTGGCTGAAAAAGGAAAAGGGGCATTTTTAAATCGCAGACGTCTGCGGGTTTCTGGACGTCGGAACCTGGAGGATGCCGTTGTTGGTATTCCGATTCCCTGCATCAGACGAAGCCTTGATGGAACAAACAATGTGGGTCTTTTTCAACGACGGATGGAAAAAATTTCACCGCTCGTTTCAGGATTTAGACGAATGGGCGCGGCAGCCCTGGATTTGGCTTATGTTGCATCGGGACGCCTTGATGTATTTTTCGAAGATACCCTTTCGCCATGGGATATGGCGGCTGGTATTCTTTTGGTCAAGGAAGCCGGTGGATACGTCACAGAGATTTCAGGCGGTCGCAATATGCTGAATTCCGGAAGTATTCTTGCCACCAACGAAGACCTTCATGCGGTATTCCAAAAAACGCTGAGCGCTATTGTTTAA
- a CDS encoding ATP-dependent 6-phosphofructokinase — protein sequence MTKRIGLLTSGGDCAGLNAAIRAVTHHAIKNYGWKIFGIRKGTTGLLTRPLEYKELTVEFCDHSVLRSGGTLLGSTNRDDPFIFPNADGTKSNRSQEIINGYHELGLDALIGIGGDGSLRILHQLAEQGDLNLVFIPKTIDNDVSNTEVAIGYSTALDIATEALDRLQPTAASHQRIMISEVMGRDAGHIALESGIAGGADIILVPEIPYKLSSIYQTINSIRETGRDFALVVVAESVKKEDGEVSSIQNANGLPRYSGIGHYIAEKIHEATGMETRVNVVGHVQRGGQPNARDRALATAFGVAAVDLVAQNKMGRMVSWQNCQVVDVAISDVVQYNQEVDPNGTMARTAESMGIYVGELPEKK from the coding sequence ATGACAAAACGAATTGGCCTATTAACAAGTGGCGGGGATTGCGCCGGTCTCAATGCGGCTATCCGTGCCGTCACACATCATGCCATCAAAAATTATGGATGGAAGATTTTTGGCATCCGCAAAGGCACAACGGGATTGCTGACGCGCCCCCTTGAATACAAAGAATTAACGGTGGAATTTTGCGATCACAGCGTCCTTAGAAGTGGCGGGACACTTTTGGGCAGCACCAACAGGGATGACCCATTTATTTTCCCCAACGCCGACGGAACCAAAAGCAACCGTTCGCAGGAAATCATCAATGGTTACCATGAATTAGGATTGGATGCACTGATTGGTATTGGTGGCGATGGCAGCCTTAGAATTTTACATCAATTGGCAGAGCAGGGGGACTTGAACCTTGTTTTCATCCCAAAGACAATTGATAATGACGTTTCGAACACAGAGGTCGCCATTGGGTATTCAACAGCACTGGACATAGCAACAGAAGCCCTTGATCGGCTTCAGCCCACCGCGGCAAGCCATCAACGCATCATGATTTCTGAAGTCATGGGGCGGGATGCCGGGCATATCGCCCTGGAATCTGGTATCGCTGGCGGTGCGGACATTATCCTGGTTCCTGAAATTCCCTATAAGCTGAGTTCTATTTATCAAACAATTAACTCTATACGGGAAACGGGGCGCGATTTTGCCCTTGTCGTTGTTGCGGAATCAGTGAAAAAAGAAGACGGCGAAGTATCAAGCATACAGAATGCCAATGGGTTGCCGCGGTATAGCGGAATCGGGCATTATATAGCCGAAAAAATTCACGAAGCCACCGGCATGGAAACGCGCGTCAATGTTGTTGGACACGTTCAACGAGGCGGTCAACCCAATGCGCGTGATCGTGCGCTGGCAACGGCATTTGGCGTGGCGGCAGTGGATTTGGTTGCCCAAAATAAAATGGGCAGAATGGTTTCTTGGCAAAATTGTCAGGTGGTCGATGTCGCCATTTCCGACGTCGTTCAGTATAACCAGGAGGTTGACCCGAATGGCACAATGGCACGGACAGCCGAAAGCATGGGAATCTATGTTGGTGAATTGCCTGAAAAGAAATAA
- the pgeF gene encoding peptidoglycan editing factor PgeF: MTVPVITSPILSVLSHVHHAFFTRQGGTSQGAFDSLNTGHYKGDDVEAVEENRRRICYKFGLDRDCLRLLRQEHTDIVHVTGMHSTGIPTGDGHVATVSGVLLGIQTADCVPLLFADRNRPIIGAVHAGWRGAVGGVIENTIKTMVDQGSIVKDIVVAIGPCIWQDSYEVSADFYEALKDHAEFFKPGKRVGHYQFDLPGYVSNRLRLAGVESICPSPADTFANEDRFFSFRRKTLRQDAHFGCQVAVIAIKD; this comes from the coding sequence ATGACTGTTCCTGTAATAACATCACCGATTTTGTCGGTATTGTCCCATGTTCACCACGCTTTCTTTACAAGACAAGGCGGGACGAGTCAGGGTGCCTTTGATTCCCTGAACACAGGTCATTACAAGGGTGATGATGTTGAGGCTGTGGAGGAAAATCGTCGCAGGATTTGTTACAAATTCGGGCTGGATCGGGATTGTCTACGCTTGTTACGCCAGGAACATACCGATATTGTCCATGTTACGGGGATGCATTCGACTGGAATACCAACGGGGGATGGCCATGTTGCAACTGTGTCAGGTGTATTGCTCGGTATTCAAACGGCCGATTGCGTGCCCCTTTTGTTTGCGGATCGCAACCGACCCATTATCGGGGCCGTCCATGCAGGGTGGAGAGGTGCCGTGGGTGGTGTTATTGAAAACACGATAAAAACCATGGTTGATCAGGGCAGTATCGTCAAAGACATCGTGGTGGCAATTGGCCCCTGTATTTGGCAAGATTCGTACGAGGTTAGCGCCGATTTCTACGAAGCCCTAAAAGATCATGCTGAATTTTTTAAACCTGGAAAGCGCGTCGGGCATTATCAATTTGATTTGCCTGGCTATGTGTCCAATCGGTTGAGATTGGCCGGGGTTGAATCGATATGTCCGTCCCCCGCAGACACGTTTGCGAACGAAGACCGATTTTTCAGCTTTCGCCGAAAGACATTGCGTCAGGACGCGCATTTTGGGTGTCAAGTGGCAGTGATTGCAATTAAGGATTAG
- the tatB gene encoding Sec-independent protein translocase protein TatB codes for MLDLAWTEYLLIAVVALVLLGPKELPVVLGTLGRWVRQLRHMANSFQDQLYSLDSPESEKQADPWVCDEGGAGIATSPARQFILPYHDPFLPWLGVPAPLPERCP; via the coding sequence ATGTTAGATCTGGCTTGGACCGAATATTTGTTGATTGCCGTTGTGGCCCTTGTTTTGTTGGGACCAAAGGAGCTTCCTGTGGTCCTTGGGACTCTTGGTCGATGGGTCAGGCAGCTGCGTCATATGGCAAATTCATTTCAGGATCAATTATATTCCCTGGATTCGCCGGAATCGGAAAAGCAGGCAGACCCTTGGGTATGTGACGAGGGTGGGGCAGGGATCGCCACCAGCCCTGCGCGGCAGTTTATTTTGCCGTACCACGATCCGTTTTTGCCATGGTTGGGGGTGCCTGCGCCCTTGCCAGAAAGGTGTCCGTAA